In Eupeodes corollae chromosome 3, idEupCoro1.1, whole genome shotgun sequence, a single genomic region encodes these proteins:
- the LOC129952760 gene encoding DNA-directed RNA polymerase I subunit RPA2, with amino-acid sequence MKTYPTLTNSRPEFKKYPPQLNEHLANLGAPHLDSFNEMLRFGLKNIVKHMVPVSMLTKSGEKLSIWLEDLVISRPSVPMDFIDARDRNVYPSESRQNHISYSGVCSARIGWSINGLENAPIDVDLGKVPIMIKSKACNLGNLNPKEMVARGEHDSEWGGYFIIKGNEKIIRMLMMARRNYPIAVKRSVWKDRGQGFSDIGIILRSVRCDELAYNNVLHFLNNGTAKLMFAQLKTMSYVPICLILKALVDYTDEEIYNRLVRGYEDDQYYKASVQTMLREVHAEGIHSHIECKDYLGEIFRSKFTDLPEWTTAAEVTEFILNERILVHLDSFEEKFDMLVFMVQKLFACVQGKFKIENIDSVMMQEVLLSGHLYQKYLMDRIEIWMYYVKKAVLKKVENGGVLITPLLLQGCFRTAGNIERPMESFLATGNAPSKSGMGLMQNTGLVVMAENINRMRYMSHFRAVHRGSYFTTMRTTEARQLLPDAWGFICPVHTPDGTPCGLLNHLTVTCKISTTPPASQVKLIPKTLVDVGLIPLQSPCFDSFAKLLVVFLDGKLIGHIRQVDATKIVDKLRCLKIDGTLPQMMEIAYIPPKKAGQFPGLFLFCSPARMMRPVKNLALGKVEYIGSLEQVYMEIAVDEKEAYPGVTTHIELSKTDFMSNLANLIPMPDLNQSPRNMYQCQMGKQTMGTPCLNWPKQAANKLYRLQTPATPLFRPVHHDNIGLDDFAMGTNAVVAVISYTGYDMEDAMIINKAAHERGFAYGSIYKSKFVELKGSSYFARDPNNPELTYLDNDGLPQTGTQIKYKQPLYCYFDNEEFKYKVTLSDEKEDCVIDSIRYCGSFKTNPEKMICLTIRVARPPNIGDKFASRAGQKGICSQKYPAEDLPFSETGLIPDIVFNPHGFPSRMTIAMMVETMAGKSAALHGLVHDATPFRFSEKNTAIDYFGKLLEMGGYNYHGTERLYSGIDGREMNADIFFGVVHYQRLRHMVFDKWQVRATGPIDAVTQQPIKGRKRGGGVRFGEMERDALISHGCAFLLQDRLFHNSDKSYALACDKCGSILAPTILGSKESEKGSTDAPKMCRICGDSKHVGNIELPFSYRYLVSELSSVNINARLKIDHI; translated from the exons ATGAAGACTTATCCCACACTTACTAATTCTCGACCGGAATTTAAAAAGTACCCACCCCAATTAAATGAG CACTTGGCTAATTTGGGTGCTCCACATCTTGATTCCTTTAATGAAATGCTTCGTTTTGGTCTCAAAAATATAGTCAAACACATGGTTCCTGTGAGCATGCTAACAAAGTCCGGAGAGAAGCTCTCCATTTGGTTGGAAGACTTAGTAATTTCAAGACCGAGTGTTCCAATGGACTTTATCGATGCAAGAGACCGCAACGTCTATCCTTCGGAATCACGTCAAAATCACATCTCATACTCGGGTGTGTGCAGCGCTCGCATTGGCTGGTCCATAAATGGGTTAGAAAACGCTCCCATCGATGTAGATCTCGGGAAAGTCCCAATAATGATCAAATCAAAAGCTTGCAATCTCGGAAACCTCAACCCCAAGGAAATGGTTGCACGCGGAGAGCACGATTCCGAGTGGGGtggttattttattataaaaggaaATGAGAAAATTATTCGAATGCTTATGATGGCTCGAAGAAATTACCCAATTGCTGTTAAGCGCTCTGTATGGAAGGATCGTGGCCAAGGTTTCTCGGACATCGGCATAATCTTGCGATCGGTGCGATGTGATGAATTGGCCTACAATAATGTCCTGCACTTTCTCAACAACGGCACTGCCAAATTGATGTTTGCCCAATTGAAAACAATGTCATATGTCCCGATTTGTTTGATTCTGAAGGCTTTGGTGGACTACACCGACGAGGAGATCTACAACCGTCTGGTTCGTGGCTACGAGGATGACCAATACTACAAAGCCAGTGTGCAAACAATGCTGAGAGAGGTTCATGCAGAAGGCATTCATTCGCATATCGAATGCAAGGATTATCTTGGAGAGATTTTCCGCAGCAAGTTCACAGATCTTCCCGAATGGACAACAGCCGCCGAAGTTACAGAATTCATTCTAAACGAACGTATTCTAGTTCATTTGGATAGCTTTGAAGAAAAGTTCGATATGCTGGTGTTTATGGTGCAAAAGCTCTTCGCTTGCGTCCAGGGAAAGTTTAAGATCGAAAATATCGACTCGGTTATGATGCAGGAAGTCCTACTGTCCGGGCATCTGTACCAAAAATACCTAATGGATCGCATTGAGATATGGATGTACTATGTTAAGAAGGCAGTCTTGAAGAAGGTCGAAAATGGTGGTGTATTAATAACGCCACTACTTCTTCAGGGTTGCTTCCGCACGGCGGGCAACATTGAGAGGCCAATGGAATCGTTTTTGGCCACTGGAAATGCACCATCGAAAAGTGGCATGGGTTTGATGCAGAATACTGGTTTGGTGGTTATGGCAGAAAACATTAATCGAATGCGTTATATGTCACATTTTCGAGCAGTACATCGAGGTTCTTATTTCACAACGATGCGGACAACAGAGGCTCGTCAACTGCTGCCCGATGCTTGGGGATTTATTTGCCCCGTTCACACACCCGATGGAACTCCATGTGGTTTACTCAATCATTTGACTGTTACATGTAAGATATCAACCACTCCACCAGCCAGTCAAGTCAAG CTCATACCCAAGACCTTGGTGGACGTTGGACTAATTCCCCTACAATCGCCTTGCTTTGACTCATTCGCCAAGCTCTTGGTAGTCTTTCTCGATGGTAAACTAATTGGCCACATACGTCAAGTTGATGCTACAAAAATCGTTGATAAACTTCGCTGTTTGAAGATTGACGGAACACTCCCCCAGATGATGGAAATCGCTTATATTCCCCCCAAAAAGGCAGGCCAATTTCCGggactgtttttattttgctccccAGCACGAATGATGCGACCCGTTAAGAATCTAGCTTTGGGAAAAGTCGAATATATTGGTTCGCTTGAACAAGTCTATATGGAAATTGCTGTCGACGAAAAGGAAGCCTATCCGGGAGTGACAACTCACattgaattgtcaaaaactgattttatgaGTAACTTGGCTAACTTAATTCCAATGCCTGATTTAAATCAATCACCTAG GAACATGTATCAATGTCAGATGGGTAAACAAACGATGGGAACTCCATGTCTGAACTGGCCCAAACAGGCTGCCAACAAATTGTATCGTCTGCAAACCCCAGCCACCCCACTCTTCCGTCCAGTTCATCATGATAACATTGGATTGGATGATTTTGCGATGGGAACGAATGCTGTCGTGGCTGTGATTTCGTATACTGGCTATGACATGGAAGATGCCATGATAATCAATAAAGCTGCTCATGAGAGAGGCTTCGCTTATGGAAGTATTTACAAGTCAAAGTTTGTGGAACTGAAAGGAAGTTCCTACTTTGCTCGAGATCCAAATAATCCGGAATTGACGTATTTGGATAACGACGGATTACCACAAACTGGAACCCAAATAAAGTATAAACAGCCATTATATTG ttacTTTGACAACGAGGAATTCAAGTATAAAGTTACTTTGAGTGACGAAAAAGAAGATTGCGTGATCGACAGTATACGTTATTGTGGCAGTTTCAAGACCAATCCGGAAAAAATGATATGCTTAACAATCCGAGTGGCACGTCCACCAAATATCGGTGACAAATTCGCCTCACGTGCCGGCCAAAAGGGTATTTGTTCCCAGAAATACCCCGCCGAAGATCTTCCCTTCTCCGAGACAGGTCTTATCCCAGATATCGTCTTCAATCCTCACGGTTTCCCATCTCGTATGACAATCGCTATGATGGTCGAAACTATGGCCGGAAAAAGTGCAGCTTTACATGGACTCGTTCATGATGCGACACCGTTTAGATTCTCCGAAAAGAATACCGCTATCGATTACTTTGGAAAACTGCTGGAAATGGGTGGTTATAACTATCATGGCACAGAACGCCTGTACAGTGGAATCGATGGCCGAGAAATGAATGCGGATATTTTCTTTGGAGTTGTACATTATCAACGTTTGCGTCACATGGTCTTCGATAAGTGGCAAGTTCGTGCCACAGGACCTATAGACGCAGTTACACAGCAACCGATCAAGGGTCGTAAACGTGGTGGAGGTGTTCGTTTTGGTGAGATGGAACGTGATGCTTTGATATCGCATGGTTGTGCCTTCCTGTTGCAAGATCGTCTCTTTCATAATTCTGATAAATCATATGCCCTTGCATGTGACAAATGTGGAAGTATATTAGCTCCAACAATTTTGGGTAGCAAGGAATCGGAAAAAGGATCAACAGATGCCCCGAAAATGTGCAGAATTTGTGGTGATAGTAAACacgtgggaaatattgagcttCCGTTTTCGTATAGGTACCTTGTGAGTGAATTGAGTTCGGTTAACATAAATGCAAGACTTAAAATAGATCATATTTAA